In a single window of the Nicotiana tomentosiformis chromosome 10, ASM39032v3, whole genome shotgun sequence genome:
- the LOC104121140 gene encoding quinolinate phosphoribosyltransferase [decarboxylating] 2a, mitochondrial, with the protein MFRALPFTATVHPYAITAPRLVVKMSAIATKNTRVESLEVKPPAHPTYDLKGVMQLALSEDAGNLGDVTCKATIPVDMESDAHFLAKEDGIIAGIALAEMIFAEVDPSLKVEWYVNDGDKVHKGLKFGKVQGNAYNIVIAERVVLNFMQRMSGIATLTKEMADAAHPAYILETRKTAPGLRLVDKWAVLIGGGKNHRMGLFDMVMIKDNHISAAGGVGKALKSVDQYLEQNKLQIGVEVETRTIAEVREVLEYASQTKTSLTRIMLDNMVVPLSNGDIDVSMLKEAVELINGRFDTEASGNVTLETVHKIGQTGVTYISSGALTHSVKALDISLKIDTELALEVGRRTKRA; encoded by the exons ATGTTTAGGGCTCTTCCTTTCACTGCAACAGTGCATCCATATGCAATTACAGCTCCAAG GTTGGTGGTGAAAATGTCAGCAATAGCCACCAAGAATACAAGAGTGGAGTCACTAGAGGTGAAGCCACCAGCACACCCAACTTATGATTTAAAGGGTGTTATGCAACTTGCACTCTCTGAAGATGCTGGGAATTTAG GAGATGTGACTTGTAAGGCGACGATTCCTGTTGACATGGAATCCGATGCTCATTTTCTAGCAAAGGAAGACGGGATCATAGCAGGAATTGCACTTGCTGAGATGATATTCGCGGAAGTTGATCCTTCACTAAAG GTGGAGTGGTATGTAAATGATGGTGATAAAGTTCATAAAGGCTTGAAATTTGGCAAAGTACAAG GAAACGCTTACAACATTGTTATAGCTGAGAGGGTTGTTCTCAATTTTATGCAAAGAATGAGTGGAATAGCTACACTAACTAAG GAAATGGCAGATGCTGCACACCCTGCTTACATCTTGGAGACTAGGAAAACTGCTCCTGGATTACGTTTGGTGGATAAATGGGCG GTATTGATTGGTGGTGGGAAGAATCACAGAATGGGCTTATTTGATATGGTAATGATAAAAGACAATCACATATCTGCTGCTGGAGGTGTCGGCAAAGCTCTAAAATCTGTGGATCAGTATTTGGAGCAAAATAAACTTCAAATAGGGGTTGAG GTTGAAACCAGGACAATTGCAGAAGTACGTGAGGTTCTAGAATATGCATCTCAAACAAAGACTTCGTTGACTAGGATAATGCTGGACAATATGGTTGTTCCATTATCTAACGGAGATATTGATGTATCCATGCTTAAGGAGGCTGTAGAATTGATCAATGGGAGGTTTGATACGGAG GCTTCAGGAAATGTTACCCTTGAAACAGTACACAAGATTGGACAAACTGGTGTTACCTACATTTCTAG TGGTGCCCTGACGCATTCTGTGAAAGCACTTGACATTTCCCTGAAGATTGATACAGAGCTCGCCCTTGAAGTTGGAAGGCGTACAAAACGAGCATGA